The DNA window GAGATCGTGCGGTCGCAGATCGAGGACGCCCTTGCCAAGGGCGGGCGCGCGGTATTGGGCGGCTTGGAATCTCTGCACGGTCCGTACATCGACCCGGTCATCCTGACGGATGTGCCGGAGGATTCGACGGCCATCACCGAGGAAACGTTCGGGCCCACCGTGGTGGTGAACAAGGTGCGCGACCTCGACGAAGGCATCGAACGTGCAAACGCGTCGTCGTACGGCCTCGGCGCGTCGGTGTTCACCAAGGACACCGCAGCGGGTCGTCGTGCAGCAGCCAAGCTCGATTGCGGTGTCGTCACCGTCAACTCCGTTCTCGGATTCGCTGGGATCCCCGCCCTTCCGTTCGGTGGTACCGGCGACTCCGGGTTCGGTCGAATTCACGGCGCCGACGGTCTCCGCGAATTCAGCACCGTCAAATCCCTTACCGTGCAGAAGTTCGCGGCACCCCTGAATTTATTGACCATGCAGCGCAAGGCACGTGATCTGAAAATTTCCGCGCTGATGCTGAAGCTTCGCCACGGCCGGAGCTGAGGGCATGGACATCACCCCGAAAAGAGGCCGCTTCGGCTGGCTTCGACGCATCGAAGAGCTGGACCCGGTGACGGACTGCCACACCATCCACCGCATCACCGCCGGCTACGAATTCCCTTGGGACTACACGCGAGCACTCGAATTCGCATTGTTCCGAACCTATTGCGTGCCCAGCATCTCCAAGCTTCTAGAGAAGACCGGCGAATTTCGGGACCGCCCACAGAAGCGGTACGACGACACCTCGCTCCTGATGGCCGAGATGCTCGAACACGGGTACGACTCCGAACGTGGACGCGAGGCGCTTCGCACAGTCAATCGAATGCACGGAAAGTACACCATCGACAACGACGACATGTTGTACGTGCTGACCACGTTCATCTACGAACCCATCGACTGGATCGACAACTACGGGTGGCGCAGATTGCACCCCAAGGAGCGCCTCGCGGCTTTCCACTTCTACCGCGAAGTCGGAATTCGCATGGGTATCAAGAACATTCCGGAATCTTTCACCGAGTTCGCGAAGTTCAAGCTCGACTACGAGGAGCACACGTTCCGCTTCACCGAGGACAACCACAAGGTCGGTACGTATACCCTCGAACTGTTCTGCTCGTGGTTCCCCGCCGCCGTGCATCCGGCGGTACGACGGGGTGTCTACGCGCTGATGGACGACAGGATGGCGTCCGCGTTCGGCTTCCCCGCGGGCTCCCCCGGTCTGAGGCGCGTTGCCGAGGCAAGCTTGCGTCTGCGGGCCCGCAGCGAGCGTTTCCTGCCTACACGCAAACGCTCCCGCAGCACCGACGACGCCGGAAACAAGACCTACCCCGGCTACCCGGGCAACTACAGGCCGAAGGACCTGGGTGCACTGAACTGTCCGTACTCGTCGGAGAAATCAGGCGAAAGCCTTCCCCGCCCAGCCGTCGAGCACCCCTCGAAACTCTGACGACAGGGGCAGCGGAACGTTGATGTCGAGACCGGTGGCCGGCAACGGCCCCAACTCGGCAAGCATGTGCGACGCGTTGATCAGCCGTGCGTAGTCGACGTCGGTTCCGGCCAGTGCGTCGAACAATCGATCAGTCTGCCCGCAGGAGACGTTGAGGTCCTTCTCGGAGCACGTCAGCAGCACATCGGTATCCGCTGGAAGAGTCTGGGCCACGGCGGCAGGGTCCACCGCGTCCGCTTCGGCGAGGAACTGCGCGTTGCTTCCACTGAACCCGACCGCGGCCAACACCTCGTCGTCGGGGTAGGGCAGCGAACGCCCCGCACGCAACTCGGCGATCGTCTCGTCCAGACGGCTACGCAGTGCATCGGCGTCGGCCGGAAGGATCTGCCCCGAGGCGACGGCCGCGTCGAAATTGCGGTTCAGCTGCGCGTGCAGCAGATCGAAGTATCGGAGAGACAGCGGCGCCAGCAGTCCGAGCTTCCCGATGTCGGGGATGCGTTCGGTCAGCGCGAGCGCGGTGAGGCCACCTTCGCTGTGGCCCACAACAGCGAAGTCGTCACCGCGAAGTCCGGTGTGGTCGGTGAGAAACTCGGCTGCGGCTTGGGCTCCATCGACCTGCTCGGTGAAACTGGGCGGGTCGGCCGGGTCGATGCTGGTTCGGCCGCTTCCGATCTTGTCGAACCGCAACGTGGTGACGCCGCGCTCGGCCAGTACCTCGGCGACGTACGCAAGAGTGTTCGGAGTGATGCCGCCGTCGACGTAGTTCCCGTTGCGATCGATCGGCCCACTGCCCGGAAGAATCAGCGCGGCGCCTCGGCGTTCGCCGACCGCTTCGCGAACACTTCCGTAGTACGTGGTCCCGTCGGACTCGAATTCGATCTCGGTGTCGGCCGATGCGTCCGGTGACCAGGGCACGTTGATCGGAGCAGCATGTGCCGTCGCCCCTCCCACCGATACGAGCAACGACACGGACAGACCAAGAA is part of the Rhodococcus sovatensis genome and encodes:
- a CDS encoding oxygenase MpaB family protein, translated to MDITPKRGRFGWLRRIEELDPVTDCHTIHRITAGYEFPWDYTRALEFALFRTYCVPSISKLLEKTGEFRDRPQKRYDDTSLLMAEMLEHGYDSERGREALRTVNRMHGKYTIDNDDMLYVLTTFIYEPIDWIDNYGWRRLHPKERLAAFHFYREVGIRMGIKNIPESFTEFAKFKLDYEEHTFRFTEDNHKVGTYTLELFCSWFPAAVHPAVRRGVYALMDDRMASAFGFPAGSPGLRRVAEASLRLRARSERFLPTRKRSRSTDDAGNKTYPGYPGNYRPKDLGALNCPYSSEKSGESLPRPAVEHPSKL
- a CDS encoding alpha/beta fold hydrolase, translated to MMLTRKKILGLSVSLLVSVGGATAHAAPINVPWSPDASADTEIEFESDGTTYYGSVREAVGERRGAALILPGSGPIDRNGNYVDGGITPNTLAYVAEVLAERGVTTLRFDKIGSGRTSIDPADPPSFTEQVDGAQAAAEFLTDHTGLRGDDFAVVGHSEGGLTALALTERIPDIGKLGLLAPLSLRYFDLLHAQLNRNFDAAVASGQILPADADALRSRLDETIAELRAGRSLPYPDDEVLAAVGFSGSNAQFLAEADAVDPAAVAQTLPADTDVLLTCSEKDLNVSCGQTDRLFDALAGTDVDYARLINASHMLAELGPLPATGLDINVPLPLSSEFRGVLDGWAGKAFA